The sequence GTCAGCATCACCAGCGTATCGTCAGAAGCCAGCAAGTCGTGGATCTGCGTGGTGCCGTTGGCCAGCGCCGCCAGCAGCAGCGTGCGGTTGGAAATGCTTTTGGAACCCGGCAGCCGCACCGTCCCCTGCACTTTTGCCACAGGATGCAAATCCAGGTACTCGGGATAACTTTGTTTGCGTTGGATACTCATTAATCGCCACCTTCCTTGTTCTGTTGTTCCGCAGCCTCGATGGCGCTGATCCAGTTGTGTCTTGCCTGCTGCGCATTGCTGTAGATGGCTTCCAGCGCCGGCCCGTCGCCGGCCGCTAGCAAACCGCGCAAGCGGCCCAGCTGCAGCATGTAAGCATCCAGCTCGCCCAGCAAGGCGCTCTGGTTGGCCAGTGAAATATCGCGCCACATCTCCGGCGACGAGCCGACGATGCGGGTGAAATCGCGAAAGCCGCTGGCGGCATATTGAAACAGCGACGCCGCGTGCGGCTTGTTGGCGATATCATCCACCAACGCATACGCCAGCACGTGCGGCAAGTGGCTGACTGCGGCAAACACGGCATCGTGCTGCTGCGCCGAGAGCTGATGAATCAGCGCGCCGCACTGCTGCCAGGCAGCGGCAACCCGAGCCACATCCGCGGCCGAATTTTCCGGCAGCGGCGCCAGCACCACTTTCTTGCCGACATACAGTTCCGCCAGCGCCGCCTCGGGGCCATTCTGTTCACGCCCTGCGATCGGATGGCCGGGCACGAACTGGCCGATCTTGCCGCCCAGCGCCGTGCGCGCCGCCTGCGCCACGTCGGACTTGGTGCTGCCGGCGTCGGTGACGATGGTGCCGGCTTGCAGATGTGGCGCAATACTCGCCAGGATGGCGCCGGTCTGCGCCACCGGCGCGGCGATCAGGATCAGGTCGGCGCCGCTGACCGCCTCCGCGACATCGCTGGCGATCTGGTCGATGATGCCCAGTTCGCGCGCGCGCTGCAGTGTCGTCAGGTGGCGGCCGACGCCGACGATCTGTTCCACCACGCCGGCTTTTTTCAAAGCCAGGGCAAACGATCCGCCGATCAGGCCTACACCAAAAATTGCGATTTTCTTGAACACGGGCGTTGCTTCAATAAAGATTATTCGGACTCATGCAGCCGGCGCTCAGGCCAGCAGCTTCTTCAGTGCATCGATGAACGCCGCGTTTTCTTGCGGCAGGCCGATGGTGACGCGCAGCCATTGCGGCAAGCCATAGTTGGCGACCGGGCGCACGATGATGCCCTGCTTCAGCAACGCCAGGTTGACGCGCGCGCCGGCAGCTTCATCGGCGCCGACCTTGACCATCACGAAATTGCCGAACGACGGCACATATTCCAGCTCCAGTTCATCGAAGGTTTGCGTCAGCTGACGATAACCTTCGCGATTCAGCTGCGCGCTGCGCTGCAGGAATTCGGTATCGTTCAAGGCCGCCACGGCGGCGGCCTGGGCCAGCGAGTTGACGTTGAACGGCTGGCGGATGCGGTTCAGCAAATCGGTGATCGCCGGTTGCGCAATGCCGAAGCCGATGCGCAGGCCAGCCAGGCCGTAGGCCTTGGACATGGTGCGCGACACCAGCAGGTTGGGATACTTGCGCACCCAGGAAATCGATTCGTACTGTACTTCCGGCGGCAGGTATTCGTTATAGGCTTCGTCCAGCACCACCACGATCTGCGGCGGCACGCGCGCCAGGAAAGCTTCCAGCTCGGCGGCCGGAATGAAGCTGCCGGTCGGGTTATTCGGATTGGCGATGAAGATCAGCTTGGTGTCGGCCGTAATCGCGTCGAACATCGCCGCCAGGTCATGACCATAGTCCTTGGCCTTGACCACGATGGCGCGGGCGCCGACCGCTTGTGTCGCCAGCGCGTAGACGACGAAAGAATATTCCGCATACATCGCGGCTTGCCCGGCCTGCACGAAAGCGTGTGTCGCCAGCTCCAGGATATCGTTGCTGCCGTTGCCGAGCGTGATCCACTCTGCCGGCACATCATACTTGGCGGTAATCGCGGCCTTCAGATCGAAACCGTTAGCATCCGGATAACGGCCAATATCGGCTACTGCCTTTTGCATCGCCAGGCGCGCCGACTCCGGCATGCCCAGCGGATTTTCGTTAGAGGCCAGCTTGATGATCTTGGCTTCGTCCAGGCCGAACTCGCGGGCTACTTCGGCAATCGGCTTGCCGCCTTGATACGGGGCGATAGCGCGCACATACTCTGGACCAAATTGGATTGACATTGTCTGCTTTCAGGACGAAATATTGAACGAGATAATTAGGTAAATAAGAGGTAAATGAGAGGTAAATGCGTTAAATCAGTGAGCTATCAGTGAGCTAAATAGGGCGCTAAGCAAGTGCGTGTCCAGGCGCCGTTCAAAAGCTGCGCGGATACGATCCCAGCAGCTTGTAGAACGCAGCATTCTGCTGCAGTTCGTCCAGCGCCTTGGCCACCTTGTCGTCGGCCGCATGGCCTTCGACATCGACATAGAAATAGTATTCCCAAGCACCCATGCGTGCTGGCCGCGATTCAAAGCGGGTCATCGACACGCCATGTTTGGCGAGCGGCGCCAGCAGCTTGTAGACAGCACCGGCCTTGTTCGCCACCGACAGCACCAGCGACGTCTGGTCCTTGCCGCTGGCGCCGTTCTGCAGGCGACCCACCACGGCAAACCGGGTACGGTTGTGCGGATCGTCCTGGATATTCGCGCTGACTACCTGCAGGTCGTATTTCTGCGCCGCCATTTCGCCGGCAATCGCGGCCACCGCTTCATTCTCGCTGGCCATGCGCGCCGCTTCGGCATTCGACGCTACCGCCTGCCGTTCGATGCTCGGGTAATGCTGGTTGAGCCAGGCATTGCATTGCGCCAGCGCTTGCGAGTGG comes from Collimonas pratensis and encodes:
- a CDS encoding prephenate dehydrogenase, whose product is MFKKIAIFGVGLIGGSFALALKKAGVVEQIVGVGRHLTTLQRARELGIIDQIASDVAEAVSGADLILIAAPVAQTGAILASIAPHLQAGTIVTDAGSTKSDVAQAARTALGGKIGQFVPGHPIAGREQNGPEAALAELYVGKKVVLAPLPENSAADVARVAAAWQQCGALIHQLSAQQHDAVFAAVSHLPHVLAYALVDDIANKPHAASLFQYAASGFRDFTRIVGSSPEMWRDISLANQSALLGELDAYMLQLGRLRGLLAAGDGPALEAIYSNAQQARHNWISAIEAAEQQNKEGGD
- the hisC gene encoding histidinol-phosphate transaminase translates to MSIQFGPEYVRAIAPYQGGKPIAEVAREFGLDEAKIIKLASNENPLGMPESARLAMQKAVADIGRYPDANGFDLKAAITAKYDVPAEWITLGNGSNDILELATHAFVQAGQAAMYAEYSFVVYALATQAVGARAIVVKAKDYGHDLAAMFDAITADTKLIFIANPNNPTGSFIPAAELEAFLARVPPQIVVVLDEAYNEYLPPEVQYESISWVRKYPNLLVSRTMSKAYGLAGLRIGFGIAQPAITDLLNRIRQPFNVNSLAQAAAVAALNDTEFLQRSAQLNREGYRQLTQTFDELELEYVPSFGNFVMVKVGADEAAGARVNLALLKQGIIVRPVANYGLPQWLRVTIGLPQENAAFIDALKKLLA